Proteins encoded together in one Lathyrus oleraceus cultivar Zhongwan6 chromosome 5, CAAS_Psat_ZW6_1.0, whole genome shotgun sequence window:
- the LOC127080117 gene encoding secreted RxLR effector protein 161-like — protein sequence MDSCKAMSTPMGSVSYVDQDELGVSIDMRKCRGMIGSLLYLMASRPDIMFNVCLCACFQANPKESHLTVVKRIMKYLKGTTNVGLWYPKGSICKLVGYSDADYAGGKIDRKSTSGTCHIL from the coding sequence ATGGATAGCTGCAAGGCAATGTCTACTCCGATGGGATCTGTAtcttatgttgatcaagatgaattaggtGTTTCGATTGACATGAGAAAGTgtcgaggtatgattggttccttACTCTATTTGATGGCAAGTCGTCCTGATATTATGTTCAATGTGTGTCTATGTGCTTGTTTTCAAGCCAATCCAAAAGAATCACATCTCACCGTTGTTAAGAggatcatgaagtatctcaagGGAACAACAAATGTCGGTctatggtatcctaaaggtagtatTTGTAAATTAGTTGGTTATTCTGATGCTGATTATGCAGGAGGTAAAATAGATCGAAAAAGTACTAGTGGTACATGTCACATCCTGTGA